The DNA window GTGGTGCTGTTCCTGATCGGGGAGCTTCTCGAGGGTGTCGCCGCCGGCCGTGCGCGGGCCAGCATCCAGGGCCTTGCCGATCTGGTGCCGAAGACGGCGCTGGTCGAGCGGGGAGGCGGCACGGTTGAGGTTCCCGCCGAAGACCTTGCGGTCGGCGACGTCATCACGGTGCGGCCGGGCGACCGCATCCCGGCCGATGGCGAGATCACGGAGGGTTCGAGCGACATTGACGAGGCGCCCGTGACCGGCGAGAGCACGCCGAAGCGCAAGAGCGTTGGAGAGCCTGTGTTCGCCGGCACGATCAACAGCGACGGCGTGCTGAAGGTGCGGGTGACGGCGGCCGCTTCCGACAACACCATCGCCCGCGTGGTGCGGCTGGTGGAGGAAGCGCAGGAGGCCAAGGCGCCGACCGAGCGCTTCATCGACCGCTTTTCACGATACTATACGCCCGGTGTGCTGGCAGTCGGCACGCTGGTGGCGGTGCTGCCGCCGCTTGTCGCCGGCGGCGACTGGAACCAATGGATCTACAAGGGCCTGGCGATCCTTTTGATCGGCTGTCCCTGCGCTCTGGTCATCTCGACGCCGGCGGCAATCGCCGCTGGGCTGGCAACCGGCGCCCGGCGGGGCCTGCTGATGAAGGGCGGCGCGGTCCTGGAAGGCTTTCGCCGGATCACCGCGGTCGCCTTCGACAAGACCGGCACGCTGACCGCGGGCAAGCCTGTGGTGACCGACATCGTGGCCTATGGCCGCGACGAACGCAGCGTACTGGCGTTGGCGGCGGCACTCGAGCAAGGCTCCAGCCATCCGCTGGCGGTGGCGATCCTGGACAGGGCAAAGGCGGACAAGGCACCGGTGCCGCCGGCGCTCTCGGCCAAGGCGATCTCCGGCAAGGGAGTCGAGGGCAGCGTCGGCGGCGTCTCCATCTTCCTCGGTTCGGGCCCGGCGGCGGGCGAACGCACTGACATGACGCAAGCGCAGCGCCTTGCCATCGACAGCCTCAACGGCCAGGGCAAGACCGTGTCTGTGCTGGTGGCCGATGGTGTGCTGGCCGGGCTGATCGCCATGCGTGACGAGCCGCGGCCGGACGCGGCGGCGGGCATCGCGGCGCTGAAGGCCGAGGGTATCCGCGCGGTGATGCTGACCGGCGACAATCGCCGCACGGCGGAAGCCATCGCCGCCTCGCTCGGCATCGAGGCGCGGGCGGAACTGCTGCCGCAGGACAAGCAGCGGATGATCGGCGAGTTGCAGCGCGAAGGGCTGACGGTGGCCAAGGTCGGTGACGGCATCAACGACGCGCCGGCGCTCGCCGCCGCCGACATCGGCATCGCCATGGGCGGCGGCACCGATGTGGCGCTGGAAACGGCGGATGCGGCGATCCTGCATGGCCGCGTCACGGACGTTGTCCGGATGCTGCGGCTGTCGCGTGCGGTGATGGCCAATATCGGCCAGAATATCACCGTGGCGCTGGGGCTGAAGGCGGTCTTCCTGGTCACGACCGTCTTAGGCATCACCGGCCTCTGGCCGGCGATCCTGGCCGACACCGGCGCCACGGTGCTGGTCACCGCCAACGCCATGCGCCTCTTGCGCTGGCGCGGGTGACCGCATGCTACCGTTTGGGTCAGGGGTCGATATCCATGGCGAGTGCCACGTCCTTCCGGTTCTCCAACTCCGCAAGCCTGCCCTGGAGCGCGCTATGGATCGAGGCGTAGGCGGTGGCGCCGAAGGTCAATCGTCGAGGCGCGGGATCCTGCTCCACCGAGGCGATCATCGCCTCGACCACCTTGCCGGGATCGCCCTTGATGTCGAACGAACCCTCGGAAAAAGCCCGGCGTAAGTCCGCGACCGGGGTGTTCTCGTAGGCATCCGTGGACCCGGAACTGACCAGGCTGGCACCGAAGTTCGTGCGTGTCGGCCCGGGCTCGACCAGCGTCAGCCCGATGCCGAACGGCTCAACTTCCTGGCGAACGGATTCGACGAAGCCTTCGATGCCCCATTTGGTGGCGTGATAGAGGCTGAAGCCGGGATAGGCCATCTGTCCGCCCTCCGAGGAGACTTGCAGGATGCGGCCGCCCTGCTGTTTCCTCAGATGCGGCAGTGCTGCCCGGATCAGCTGGATCGAGCCGATGAGGTTTGTGTCGATCAGGTCGCGGATCTGGCCGTCTTCCAGTTCCTCGGCGGCGCCGAAGAGGCCATAGCCGGCGTTGCTGACGATGACATCGATGCGTCCCAGTTCGCCAAAGGCCCTGCCGATCGTCGCCCGGATAGCATCGGTGTCGGTTATTTCGAGCGACGCGATCCAGAGCCGATCGCCATGTTGCGCCTTCAAATCGGCGAGCGTCCGTGGCTTTCGTACAGTCGCGGCGACACGGTCGCCACGGGCCAGAAGCCTTTCTGTCAAAAGTCGCCCGAAACCGGATGAGGTGCCGGTGATGAACCATGTCCTGGTCATGGGAAATGTCCTCTCATGTTGACTTCAGCCAAGACTACTCGATCCAATTCATGATACTATCCGTTCAATTTTATATAGCTTGATGAAGATTTCCCATGAGTGGTAAGCCCGGACTTCCGGAATTGACTGCGCTCGCCGCGATTGTCTCGCATCGCAGCTTCCGCAAGGCGGCCGACGATCTCGGCCTTTCGCCGTCCACGCTCAGCCACATGATGCGGACGCTGGAACGGGGCATGGGTGTGCGCCTGCTCAATCGCACCACGCGCAGCGTCGCGCCGACCGAGGCGGGCGAGCGGCTCGTTACGCGCCTGCGGCCGCTTCTGTCGGATATCGACGCCGCATTGGCAGAGGTCGACGACTTCCGTGGTCTTGCATCAGGGACGCTGCGGATCAACACCAGCGAGATCGGTGCGCGACTGTTGCTCGGATCCGTGGTGCCGGTCTTTCTTCAGCGCTACCCCCAAGTCTCGCTCGATCTCGTCACCGAGGGAAGACTGGTCGATGTCGTCGCTGAAGGCTTTGATGCCGGTATCCGTCTGGGCGAGGCCGTGCCGCAAGACATGGTTGCGGTGCGCTTCGGCGGGCCGACACGCTTCATTGCCGTTGCATCGCCGGCCTATCTGGCAGGTCGCCCGGTTCCGCGCGTCCCGGATGATCTCAGGGATCAAACCTGCATCCGGTTTCGGTTGCCGAGTGGCAAACCCTACCGATGGGAGTTCGAGAAACATGGCCAGGAGATCGCGATCGATGTCCCTGGCGCGCTGACACTCGACAATATGGAGTTGATGGCCGAGGCCGCCGCCGGCGGCATGGGGATTGCTTACATCTCTGACAAATCCGCCAAGGCTCACCTCGACCGGGGAGCGCTTGTCACCGTGCTGGACGATTGGTGTCCGCCCATTCCCGGCCTGTTCCTCTATTATCCGGGCCATCGGCTGGTGCCGCCGGCGCTGCGCGCCTTCATCGACGTGCTGAAGGAGACCGAAAGCTGAAGCCGCTACTCGGCTGGAGCCGTCAGCGGCGGCGTGGCGTTGCTGCGCCCTTCCCAGACCTGGGAGACAATTGCGACCACCACGGCGACCAGCATCGCCAAAGCTCCGACCAGCGGCAGGCTGCGGTAGCCGTAGCCGGCATTGAGCATGGCGGCGCCCAGCGACGCGGCAAGCGCGATGCCGACATTGAAGCCGGACGGGATCAGCGAGGAGGCGAGGTTGGCGGCATCCGCCGTCCACGCAAGGATGCGGGTCTGGATCGGCGTGCCGATGGCGAAATTGAGGCCGCCCCAGATGACGATCGCGATGACCATCGGCACGGGGTAGGGGCTGACGGCGTAGATCACCGCCAGCGTCGCCGCCTGTAGGCCAAGCATGGTGATCAGCGACGGCATCAGCTTCCAGTCCGACAGCTTGCCGCCGAGGAAGACGCCAAGCGTGGCGCCGACGCCGTTGAGCAGCAGCACCCAGGGCACCAGGTTCTCGTCGAGCCCGGTGACTTCCAGCAGGGTCGGCGTGATGTAGGTGAACAGGCAGAACTGGCCGAGCATCAGCATCAGCATCAGGATCAACGAGGTCCAGACCTGCTGGCGCGCCAGCACGCGGACCTCACGGGCAAGGCCGGCGGGCTTGGCCGATGAGCCGGTGGTGCGCGGCAACAGGGCGGCCATGGCAAGAGTTGCCGCCACGCCCAACCCACACATCACCCAGAAGGTGGCGCGCCAGCCCCAGATGTTGCCGATCGCCGTGCCGGCCGGCACGCCGATGACGTTGGAGACGGTGAGGCCGGACAGGATGACCGCCACCGCCATGCCGCGCTTGTCTTCGGGAACGAGGCCGACAGCGACCACCATGGCGACACCGAAATAGGCGCCGTGCGCGACCGCGACGGCAATGCGCAGCAGCAGCATCGAGGTGAAGTCGGGCGCCAGCGCGCAGGCCGCCTGGCCGATGGTGAAGGCGACGGCGAGCCCGAGCAGCAAGGTCTTGCGCGGCAAGGACTTGGTCGCGAGCGCCAGCAGCGGGCCGCCTATGGCGATGCCGCAAGCATAGCCGGAAACGAGATAGCCGGCGGATGGGACGGAGACGCCAAGCCCTTGCGCCACCTGCGGCAGCACGCCTGCAATGACGAATTCGGTGGTGCCGAAGGCGAAAGCGGCGATGAACAGGGCGATAAGCGGAAGCGACATGGGGAAGCCTTGGCTGGAATGGCCTCAAACCACGGATGGACCGCGGGGGCAATCCAGAAATTTTTGTCGCGACTTTAGGTTTTCTTGACCGGCAGCTTCAGGCCGTGTTCTTGCGGCCATAGGGAATCTTCAGCCACGCCCGCTCGTGGAAATAGTAGAGCAGGGACTTGGTGAAGACCTCGGTTATGCCGATGGCCGCGGCGAGTTTGACGCTTCCTGTGACGACCAGGGAAATGATCAGCGTGTCGATGGTGCCGGTCACGCGCCAGGACAGCGCCTTGGCAAAACTGCGCGAATGGGTGTCCATCGATTCCTCCGAAAGCCTGGGTAGCCGATCCTTATCCTGTCTGCCGGAAGCGGAGCAAAGGTATTTTGCCGTCAAGTGAGCACCGCAGCCGGTGGGGTGGCTTCAGCTCGCCTTCAACCTTGACCCCGTCAGCAGGCCGCGCTCTTCGAGCACCGGATAGGCCATCGACGCCAGCAGCGAGTTGATCTGCTTCAGGTCGCGGATGGTATCGAGATGGATCGAGCTGGTCTCGACGCTCTTGGCGGTGCCTTCGCGCAGCCGCAGGAAATGGCTGGCGCTGGTTTCCTTCTCGCGGTCGCGCAACTGGTCCTTTTCCAGCACCAGCTGGCGGGCGGTTTCAGGGTCGCGGGAGACCAGCACGTTGAAGGCGAGCCTTGCATTGGCCAGCACCGAGCTGTGGAAGGCGCACAACTCGCTCCAGCCTTCGTCGGTGAATTCCAGCCCGCGATCGAACTTCTTCTTCACATGCACCAGCATGTTGCGCACGACGATGTCGCCGACCTGCTCGAGCTTGACGCAGGCGCCGATCAACTCCTGGCAACGCAGCGCCTCGTCCTCGGTCAGCGGGTTCTTGGTGACCTTGGCGAGGTAGAGTTTGATGGCGGCATGCTTCCGGTCGACGCGGTCGTCGAGGGCGGCCAGCGCCTTGATCTTGTCGGCGTCGGCGCTCTCATAGAGCTCGATGATGCGTTTCAGCATGATCTCGACCGTCTCGCAGACCCGCACCACCTCGCGCGTGGCGTTGGCCAGCGCCTGGCTCGGCACGTCGAGCGCGCTCTCGTTGAGCGCGGACAACTCGACGACGTCGAGCGAGGCCGTTGGCTCCGGCTTGGTGCCAAGCGCCACGATCTTCTCCGAAGCGCGGTAGACGAAACCGGCCAGCGGCAGGCCTGCCAGCAGGATGATGACGTTGAACAGGATGTGGGCGTTGACGATCTGATCCGCGGCCGTCGCGCCGAGGAAGCCGACATGCGGCCGGAAGATCATGAACAGGATCAGCATGACCAGCGAGCCAAGCCCGCGCATCAGGAGATTGCCGATCGGCACGACGCGCACGGCAGGCCCGGCCGAGCGGGTCAGCATCGGTGCGATGATGGAGGAGCCGAGATTGACGCCGAGGATGAGGACGACGCCGAGTTCCGGGCTGATCAGGCCACGGCCGGCCAGCGTCGCCATCAGCAGAACCGCCGCGATGCTCGACTGGAACAGCCAGGTGATCAGCGCCGCCAGCAGGTAGGCGGTGATGGAATCGCTGGAGAAGTAATTGATGATGACCGGCATGAGCTGGCTGTTGCGCAGCGGCTCCGATGCCTGGCCGATCATTTCCAGCGACAGGATCAAAAGGCCGATGCCGACCAGGATGCGGCCGGTCTGGCGCCAGTCGCGCCGTTCGGTGGCCATGAACATCACCGTGCCGGTGATCAGGCAGAGCGGCACCAAAAGCGTGAGGTCGAAGGTCAGCAGCTTGACCACCAGCGCCGAGCCGATCTCGGCGCCACGCACGGCCAATTGGCCTGCGGCACCCGAAACGATGCCGGAGCCGGCGAAGGAGCCCACCAGAAGCGTCACCGCGGTCGAGCTTTGCAGCGCGATCGCAAGGCCGGTGCCGGCCAGCACCGCCATGATCGGATTGCGCATGGTGGCGCGCAGACGATGGCGCAGCACATCACCATAAGCACGTTCGACGCCGGTCTTGACCATGCGGGTGGCAAACAGCATCAGCGCGACAGCGCCGGCCAGATGCAGAAGGACGACGGAACCGCTCATTGCGGCGCCTGCATGCGGGCGGGGCGCGCGGTGCGGACGGCGCTGCGGTCAGGAAGGGAAGCGAGGGTACGAATCATGGTCATGGCAGTCGTCATATATAACTGGAATATTTTAGCCGGATAATAAAATCTTGTCGATTTCAAGGGGCCGCCGCAAGGCGACAGGCGGTGTCGGGAAATGGACGGGTGCGCAAATGGTTGCATCGCCGGGTCGCGGTGGGACAGGGAAGCGGCCGGTTGGCGTGCTTGTGGCGGCTGTCTTTGCGATGATGTTCAAATATTCGAAATAAGCGGAGGATTTCATTACACAATTGTAATGCCGCCGTTCAGTTTCAGTTCATCCCCCGGCCGCTATTCCTCGGGCATCGACAACCAAGGAGACCTCTTATGAAACGCATTGTCCTTTCCGCTCTCGCTGTCACGATGCTGGCCGCCACCTCCATGACCGGTCAGGCCGCGCCGATGAACGCCCCGGTCGCGCCGCAGTCGAATTACACCAAGGTCGACTGGCAGAAGCCAGGCCACCACAACGACGTGAGGAAGCGCGTCTACAAGAAGAAGGTCGTCGTGAAGCGCAACAACTGGCGCAACGGCCAGAAGTATTCCGGCTGGAGGCAACACCAGCCGATCCGCGACTATGGCCGCTACGGCCTGCATCGTCCCGGCCGCGGCCAGGAATGGATCCGCGTCGGCAACGACTACGTGCTGGTCGGCATCCTCTCCGGCGTCGTCTTCGGCGCGCTTGCCGCGCGGTAAGGTTCGATCGCTGGATTGAGCTGGGAAGGGCGGTCCGCAAAGGGCCGCCTTTCTTTTTGCCCTGTGGAAACCGGGCATCGTCCGCATTGGGGGTCGTCGGATTTCGCGGGTATGCTTATATGGAGGGGAAACGAGTTCCCTCAATGCGCTTTCCGCCCGCCTTTCTCGACGAGATCCGCGACCGCGTGCCGATTTCATCTGTTATCGGCCAGCGCGTCGCGTGGGATCGCAAGAAGACCAATACGTCGCGCGGCGACTATTGGGCCTGCTGTCCCTTCCATGGCGAGAAGAGCCCGTCCTTCCATTGCGAGGACAAGAAGGGCCGCTACCATTGCTTCGGCTGCTCGGTCTCGGGCGACCATTTCAAATTCCTCACCGAACTCGACGGAATGAGCTTCCCCGAAGCGGTCGAGAAGATCGCCGACATGGCCGGTGTCCCGATGCCAGTCCGCGACGTCCAGGAGGAACGGCGCGAGAAGGAACGCGCCAGCCTGACCGACGTCATGGAAATGGCGACCGCCTTCTTCCAGGAACGGCTTCAGGGACCCGAGGGCGCCAAGGCCCGCGCGTATCTGCGGGACCGCGGGCTGACGCCGGCGACGCAGCATTCGTTCCGGCTCGGCTTCGCGCCCGATAGCCGCAATGCCTTGAAGGAGCATCTCGCCGCAAAGGGCGTGCCGAAAGCCGATATCGAGGCGTGCGGGCTGGTGCGCCACGGCGACGACATTCCGGTCTCCTATGACTGGTTCCGCGACCGCATCATGTTCCCGATCCCGGATTCGCGCGGCAAGATCATCGCCTTTGGTGGCCGGGCGCTGGCGCCCGATGCGCTGGCCAAATACATGAACTCGCCCGACACGGAGCTCTTCCACAAGGGCAATGTGCTCTACAATTTCGCCCGTGCCCGCAAGGCTCTGGCCAAGGGCGGCACGGTGATTGCCGTCGAAGGCTACATGGACGTGATCGCGCTGGCACAGGCCGGCTTCGAGAATGTCGTGGCGCCGCTCGGCACCGCGCTCACCGAGAACCAGCTCGAGCTGTTGTGGCGCATGGCGCCGGAGCCGATGCTGTGCTTCGACGGCGACAAGGCCGGGCTGAAGGCGGCATGGCGTGCCGCGGATCTGGCATTGCCCTCGGTGCAGGCCGGCCGTTCGGCGCGCTTCGCGCTGCTGCCGGAAGGCAAGGATCCCGACGACCTCGTCAAGGCCGAGGGGCCTGACGCTTTCCGCGCGGTGCTTGCCGATGCGCGGCCGCTGGTCGACCTGTTGTGGATGCGCGAGACAGCCGGCGGTGTCTTCGACACGCCGGAACGGCGGGCGGAACTGGGAAAGACGCTGCGGGAGTTGACCAGCCGCATCCGCGACGAAAGCACGCGCTATCACTACCAGCAGGAAATGCGTGAGCGGGAAAAGAGCTTCTTCGGCTCGCAGCGCGATGCGCGGCAAGGGCGCCAGGACTGGAAACCGGGACAGGGCAAGGCAGCCGCGCCCGGCGGGCAATTCGCCAAGCCTGGTGGCGGCCGCATGGCGATCACCGAAAGCCTCGGCCAGTCGGCGCTGGTCAAGCGCGGCAGCGAGGGCATGTCGGTGCGCGAGGCGACGATCATTGTCGCGCTGGTCAACCATCCGGCGCTGATCGACGAGAATTTCGCCCATGTAGAATTTCTCGACCTCGCCAATTCCGAGCTGCAGCGGCTGCACGCCGCCATCCTCGACGCGATGGCGCATGACATGGCCAATGACCGCCATGCCGTGGTGGCGACGATCGAACGCGCCGGCTGCGCGGAGATCTGGGAGCGCGCCGTCGGCCTGATCCGGCGGGCGCGGCAATGGCCGGCGCTGGAGACGGCCGCGCTCGACGATGCCCGAGATGCCCTGAACCAGGCCCTGCACTTGCAGCGCAGCGCGCGCACCTTACATAAGGAGCTGAAACAGGCGGAAGCGGCTCTCGAAGCGGATCCTTCGGACGAAAACTTCCGCCATCTGATCGAAATTCAGGCGCAATTTCAGGATGTACAGGCGACGGAAGCGCTGATCGAAGGATTTGGCGTTTCGTCGGGCAGGGCCGGGCGAGCCTAAGTGCAGCTGAGAACAGGAATGAGAGCGTGGCCGGGCTTCCCCAAGGAGCAGGGCGCGCTAAGTCGGGTAATTGATTCGCTTTTTTCATGCGAATCATGCCAGAGGCGCTTGACCTTCCGACAGAATGGCGGAATCAGGACGATTCGAAACGTTAACCCGCACCCGCGCCGACGGGAAATGAGCGATGTGAGGTACTGGTCACTGGACAGGCAGGCCGCCTGCCACAGATATCAGGGTTAATCTGGACTTAATGCATGTCGCCCAAGAGTGGTCAGCCGAGATTGGAACCGGTTTTGGGGTGATGGCATGCACCAAACAAAAGAGATGATGCGGTTAGTGGCCCGGTGAGGCGCGTTTCAAAAAACGAGCGTATCCGATTTGACTGGTCCGACAGCTTACGCGGCCCCAAAGTTTGGCCGCTAGGAGAAGATAAAAATTATGGCGACTAAGGAAAAGGAAGAGGTCGAGACCGAACGCGAAGGCGCCACCGATGGCCCTCTGCTCGACCTTTCCGATGATGCTGTCAAGAAGATGATCAAGGCCGCCAAGAAGCGCGGCTATGTCACGATGGACGAGCTGAATTCGGTGCTGCCTTCCGAGGAAGTGACCTCCGAGCAGATCGAGGACACGATGGCAATGCTGTCCGACATGGGCATCAATGTCGTCGAGGATGACGAGCAGGGCGAAGAGGCCGAGGCCGGCGACACCGCGGCGGACGCCGAGGAAGACGCCAACGAACTGGCCGAACAGACCGGTACGGCGGTCGCCGCCACCACCACCAAGAAAGAGCCGACCGACCGCACCGACGATCCCGTGCGCATGTATCTGCGTGAGATGGGCTCGGTCGAGCTGCTGTCGCGCGAGGGCGAAATCGCCATCGCCAAGCGCATCGAAGCCGGCCGCGAGACGATGATCGCGGGCCTGTGCGAAAGCCCGCTGACCTTCCAGGCCATCATCATCTGGCGCGACGAACTCAACGAATCCAAGATCCTGCTGCGCGAGATCATCGATCTCGAAGCCACCTATGCCGGCCCCGAAGCCAAGCAGGCGCCGGTGGTCGAGCGCATTGAGGAAGCGCCCAAGGCCGAGGAAAAGCCGCGTCGCGGGCGCGACGATGAAGACGACATCACCAATGTCGGCGCCGATACGCGCGGCATCGGGGACGACGACGAGGAAGACGAGGACGAGGCCAGCCTGTCGCTGGCGGCGATGGAAGCCGAACTGCGTCCGCAGGTGATGGAGACGCTCGACGTCATCGCCGACACCTACAAGAAGCTGCGCAAGCTGCAGGACCAGCAGGTCGAGAACCGTCTGGCTGCCGCCGGCACGCTGTCGCCCAGCCAGGACCGCCGGCTGAAGGAGCTGAAGGATCAGCTGATCAAGGCGGTGAAGTCGCTGTCGCTCAACACGGCGCGCATCGAGGCGCTGGTCGAGCAGCTCTACGACATCAACAAGCGCCTGGTGCAAAACGAGGGCAAGCTGTTGCGGCTGGCCGAAAGCTACGGCGTGCGCCGCGAGGAATTCCTGAAGGAATATCAGGGCTCGGAGCTCGACCCGAACTGGACGCGCTCGATCGCCAACCTGACCTCGCGCGGCTGGAAGGAATTCACCAAGAACGAGAAGGATGCGATCAAGGACCTGCGCGCCGAGATCCAGCACCTGGCCACCGAAACGGCGATCTCGATCCTGGAATTCAGAAAAATCGTCAACCAGGTGCAGAAGGGCGAGCGCGAAGCCGCGATCGCCAAGAAGGAAATGGTCGAGGCCAACCTGCGCCTCGTCATCTCCATCGCCAAGAAATACACCAATCGCGGCCTGCAGTTCCTCGACCTGATCCAGGAAGGCAATATCGGCCTGATGAAGGCGGTCGATAAGTTCGAATACCGCCGCGGCTACAAGTTCTCGACCTACGCGACATGGTGGATCCGGCAGGCGATCACGCGTTCGATCGCCGACCAGGCGCGCACCATCCGCATCCCGGTGCACATGATCGAGACGATCAACAAGATCGTACGCACCTCGCGCCAGATGCTGCACGAGATCGGCCGCGAGCCAACGCCGGAAGAACTGGCCGAAAAGCTCGCAATGCCGCTCGAAAAAGTGCGCAAGGTCTTGAAGATCGCCAAGGAGCCGATCTCGCTCGAAACGCCGGTCGGCGACGAGGAGGATTCGCATCTGGGCGATTTCATCGAGGACAAGATGGCGATCCTGCCGATCGACGCGGCGATCCAGGCCAATCTGCGCGAGACCACGACGCGGGTTCTCGCCTCGCTGACGCCGCGCGAGGAGCGTGTCCTGCGCATGCGCTTCGGCATCGGCATGAACACCGACCACACGCTGGAAGAAGTCGGTCAGCAGTTCTCGGTCACCCGCGAGCGTATCCGCCAGATCGAAGCCAAGGCGCTGCGCAAGCTCAAGCACCCGAGCAGGAGCCGCAAGCTGCGCAGCTTCCTCGACAGCTGAGTTTTATCCGACGCGAAGAATTGAGGGCGCCAACTGGCGCCCTTTTTCGTTTTCACATCAATGGAAAGTCGTTTTCGGACCTTCCGGGAATTGCGTTACAACGGCACGTTCAGCCGCGCCCCCTTGACGATGATGCCGCCCCGGTCGCCGATCTCGATCGAGCCATAACGCTGCCTGAAACATTCGGGCAGCGGGCGGTCGCCGGGAATTGACAGCCATAGGCGCAGCATGTGGCGCCGCCTGTCGGGTTGCGGCCAGTCGCGAAACCCCATGCGGTCGTGAAGCAGCGAATGATTGTAGACGAACTGCATGTCGCCGGGCTGAAGCCGCATCGACAGGTGCAGCTTCGAATCATTGGCAAGGCTGTCGAAGAGATCCAGCGCTTCGACATGGGCGGTGCTCAGCCGCATGGCATCCGGAAAGCGCTGCGCGCTGTCGATGTACTGGCGCTGGTAGATGCCGGTCAGCAGTCCCGCATGCCAGTTGAGGACCGGGATTTCGAAATAGGGCTTTTCGCCTTCCGGGATCTCGCCGCGCCGGTCGGTTGCGATCGGATCGAACAGCAGGCGGACCAGATCGGGCCGGCTTTTGCGCATCTCATTGTAGATCGTAACCGTGCTGACCAGCAGGGATTCGCCGCCTTGCATGGCATCGCGCAGGCAGAGCAGGCCGACGACATCGGCGGAATCGGTGTGAAACGTCTGGCGCTCCGCCGTCTGGTAGATGCGCGTCGTGGCGTCCCTGGCGTCGGCGCCGATGTCGCGGACATGGCCGAGTATATGGCCCTGGGCATTCTGGGAGCGTGCGCTTCCCAGATGCGCGCCAATCCCGCAGAAGATGGTTGCCGCCATTTCAGCGGAATATCTCTCGACCGGGAGGCCGCGCAGGACCTCGAAGCCGATGCCGGCGATCAGTTTTCCGTGAAGGGCGGCAAGATGGCCGGCAAGCCGGGGCAAGGGGAAATCGGCCTTGGTCAGGCCGCCTATATCGCGCGAGCCGGCGAGAAAGCCGGTTGCCGCCAATTCCAGCTCGGCGACGTCGCGAGGGTCCAGTTCGACCAGCCAGCGGCCGGGATGCTTCGCCATGTCCTCGCCGGTCCATGCGGCGGGAATTTCGATCGATGCCGGGGGCAGGTCTGTCGTCTCGCGCATGAAGCCCTCCGGCGGCTGGATCGATCCTGGACATCGGCCTGGGATTTCCACCATGGCCACGAAGGAGATTGCAGCAATCAGGCGGGTTTTCAAACCGGCTTTCGCCGGTCGCCGCCGAGTGTCCCTTCCAGCCCGCAAATGATGCGTGGATGCGTCCTTGCAGGACGTTCGCCGCGGGAGGATAATTTGACGTCGGATGCATTTTCTGGGCGACAACCCGGATGCCCGCCCCGGCGAAGCCGCCGTGCTCCGTGGCCCCGGAGGGAGGTGAGCCATGACAAGCTACATCGTGCTTATGAACTGGACGGAGCAGGGCGCCAGAAACGTGCGCGATTCACCCAAGCGGCTCGACGCCGCCAGGAAGCAGTTGGGAGATATGGGCGGCTCGTTCAAGTCGTTCTATCTGACCATGGGCGAATACGACATGGTGGCCGTGGTCGAAGCCCCCGACGACGCG is part of the Mesorhizobium loti genome and encodes:
- a CDS encoding TauD/TfdA family dioxygenase; this translates as MRETTDLPPASIEIPAAWTGEDMAKHPGRWLVELDPRDVAELELAATGFLAGSRDIGGLTKADFPLPRLAGHLAALHGKLIAGIGFEVLRGLPVERYSAEMAATIFCGIGAHLGSARSQNAQGHILGHVRDIGADARDATTRIYQTAERQTFHTDSADVVGLLCLRDAMQGGESLLVSTVTIYNEMRKSRPDLVRLLFDPIATDRRGEIPEGEKPYFEIPVLNWHAGLLTGIYQRQYIDSAQRFPDAMRLSTAHVEALDLFDSLANDSKLHLSMRLQPGDMQFVYNHSLLHDRMGFRDWPQPDRRRHMLRLWLSIPGDRPLPECFRQRYGSIEIGDRGGIIVKGARLNVPL
- a CDS encoding GYD domain-containing protein, whose translation is MTSYIVLMNWTEQGARNVRDSPKRLDAARKQLGDMGGSFKSFYLTMGEYDMVAVVEAPDDAVLARFSLMLAASGNIRTRTLKAFPEFAYREIITSLG